A single window of Columba livia isolate bColLiv1 breed racing homer chromosome 16, bColLiv1.pat.W.v2, whole genome shotgun sequence DNA harbors:
- the LOC102085082 gene encoding protein-glutamine gamma-glutamyltransferase E isoform X2 has protein sequence MAAATRSSINWHLKENARDHHTSKFSSKELIVRRGQAFIISFNGTEQPEQNLIFIAETGPKPSKLSKTQATFGISSTVSKDSWSAVLQSTSSSSVSISISSPPDAVIGRYKLSVQSTLSGTSSPASLGTFVLLFNPWSSGDDVFMHNKAECEEYVLEEFGIIFAGNKNRISSFGWNFGQFQGDILNICLSMLDRSLNYRQDPATDVSHRNDPKYLGRVLSAMVNANDDQGVLLGNWSGNYEGGKSPSSWTGSGEILQNWKKSGFKPVRYGQCWVFAAVLTTVLRCLGIPTRTITNFSSAHDADGNLRVDEFYDASGNHLDRAADSIWNFHVWNESWFSRSDLGPSYGGWQVLDATPQEESGGIYQCGPASRNAIKEGDVDLDYDCPFVFAEVNADCMYWNYDLTTGKKTLIFSKSTTIGQFISTKAVGRDDRVDITNDYKYEEGSKKERDIFKKARKKLGLEDKFDPTAPTPQETDQKPDISGKFKVDGLLEVGKDLNLILILANLQSDAKAVNVNMTAWSTVYTRRPIHEIWKDSISVTLSPKEEKQFPIKIPYTEYQQQLTTDNTIQVTALCHVEGGIQVLVQRDITLDNPAIDIKVPGEAKVNEEVDVEVIFTNPIETEVTNCVLQVEGNDLLRGILEIGVPPLKAREKSSMKFKLIPFETGPKHLLVNFSCDKFADIKAFKMVNVID, from the exons CTGCAACGCGGTCAAGTATCAACTGGCacctgaaagaaaatgcaagagaTCACCACACAAGTAAATTTTCTAGCAAAGAGTTGATTGTGAGGAGAGGACAGGCCTTCATTATCTCCTTCAATGGAACAGAACAGCCTGAGCAAAACTTAATATTCATCGCAGAAACAG gTCCAAAACCCTCAAAGCTGTCTAAGACCCAGGCTACATTTGGTATCTCCAGCACAGTGAGCAAGGACAGCTGGAGTGCAGTTCTACAGTCCACCAGTTCCAGCTCCGTGAGCATCTCCATTTCCAGCCCACCTGATGCTGTCATTGGACGTTACAAGCTGAGTGTTCAAAGTACTCTGAGTGGTACCTCCTCTCCAGCAAGCCTTGGcacttttgttttgctctttaaCCCTTGGTCTTCAG GTGATGACGTGTTCATGCATAACAAGGCTGAGTGTGAAGAATATGTGCTAGAAGAATTTGGCATCATTTTTGCGGGCAATAAAAATCGTATCAGCAGCTTTGGATGGAATTTTGGCCAG TTTCAAGGAGATATTCTCAAtatttgcctttccatgctggATCGAAGCTTAAACTATCGTCAGGATCCTGCCACAGATGTATCTCACCGCAATGACCCCAAATATCTGGGCCGCGTTCTCAGTGCAATG gTCAACGCCAATGACGATCAAGGGGTGCTCCTAGGAAACTGGAGTGGAAATTATGAGGGTGGGAAAAGTCCGAGCAGCTGGACCGGAAGTGGTGAAATCCTGCAAAACTGGAAGAAATCAGGATTCAAACCAGTTAGATATGGACAATGCTGGGTTTTTGCAGCTGTATTGACTACAG TGCTTAGATGTCTGGGAATTCCCACTCGTACAATTACGAACTTCAGCTCTGCCCACGATGCAGACGGAAATCTGCGTGTGGATGAGTTTTATGATGCTTCTGGAAATCACTTGGACAGGGCGGCTGACAGCATATG GAATTTCCATGTCTGGAATGAAAGCTGGTTTTCCCGCAGTGACTTGGGCCCCTCATATGGTGGATGGCAAGTTCTGGATGCGACTCCCCAAGAAGAAAGTGGAG GAATTTATCAGTGTGGTCCTGCCTCACGGAACGCCATCAAAGAAGGAGATGTAGATCTGGACTACGACTGTCCATTCGTATTTGCAGAAGTGAATGCTGACTGTATGTACTGGAATTATGACCTCacaactggaaagaaaacattgatATTCTCTAAGTCTACCACAATTGGCCAATTCATCAGCACAAAGGCAGTTGGTAGAGATGATCGTGTGGATATCACCAATGATTATAAATATGAAGAAG GctctaaaaaagaaagagatatttttaaaaaagcccgTAAGAAGCTGGGACTTGAGGACAAATTTGATCCTACAGCACCAACACCTCAGGAAACTGATCAAAAGCCTGATATCTCAGGGAAGTTCAAGGTGGATGGCCTTTTAGAAGTTGGCAAAGATCTCAATCTAATTCTGATTCTTGCAAACTTACAGTCTGATGCTAAGGCTGTTAATGTAAATATGACTGCTTGGAGCACTGTGTACACTAGAAGACCAATTCATGAGATCTGGAAGGACTCGATATCTGTCACTCTGTCTCCTAAGGAAG agaaACAATTTCCTATTAAGATACCATATACTGAATATCAACAGCAGTTAACTACAGACAACACGATCCAGGTAACAGCGTTATGTCACGTAGAAGGTGGAATTCAAGTGCTAGTACAAAGAGACATCACCCTGGACAACCCTGCCATTGATATAAAG GTACCTGGTGAAGCAAAGGTGAATGAAGAAGTAGATGTAGAAGTGATATTTACCAATCCTATTGAAACGGAAGTGACGAACTGTGTGCTGCAGGTAGAAGGCAATGACTTGCTCAGAGGAATCCTTGAGATAGG TGTGCCACCGCTGAAAGCCCGTGAGAAATCCAGTATGAAGTTTAAACTCATCCCTTTTGAGACGGGTCCCAAACATCTACTTGTTAATTTCTCCTGTGATAAATTTGCAGATATCAAGGCCTTTAAGATGGTAAACGTGATTGACTAA
- the LOC102085082 gene encoding protein-glutamine gamma-glutamyltransferase E isoform X1: MGQAATRSSINWHLKENARDHHTSKFSSKELIVRRGQAFIISFNGTEQPEQNLIFIAETGPKPSKLSKTQATFGISSTVSKDSWSAVLQSTSSSSVSISISSPPDAVIGRYKLSVQSTLSGTSSPASLGTFVLLFNPWSSGDDVFMHNKAECEEYVLEEFGIIFAGNKNRISSFGWNFGQFQGDILNICLSMLDRSLNYRQDPATDVSHRNDPKYLGRVLSAMVNANDDQGVLLGNWSGNYEGGKSPSSWTGSGEILQNWKKSGFKPVRYGQCWVFAAVLTTVLRCLGIPTRTITNFSSAHDADGNLRVDEFYDASGNHLDRAADSIWNFHVWNESWFSRSDLGPSYGGWQVLDATPQEESGGIYQCGPASRNAIKEGDVDLDYDCPFVFAEVNADCMYWNYDLTTGKKTLIFSKSTTIGQFISTKAVGRDDRVDITNDYKYEEGSKKERDIFKKARKKLGLEDKFDPTAPTPQETDQKPDISGKFKVDGLLEVGKDLNLILILANLQSDAKAVNVNMTAWSTVYTRRPIHEIWKDSISVTLSPKEEKQFPIKIPYTEYQQQLTTDNTIQVTALCHVEGGIQVLVQRDITLDNPAIDIKVPGEAKVNEEVDVEVIFTNPIETEVTNCVLQVEGNDLLRGILEIGVPPLKAREKSSMKFKLIPFETGPKHLLVNFSCDKFADIKAFKMVNVID; encoded by the exons CTGCAACGCGGTCAAGTATCAACTGGCacctgaaagaaaatgcaagagaTCACCACACAAGTAAATTTTCTAGCAAAGAGTTGATTGTGAGGAGAGGACAGGCCTTCATTATCTCCTTCAATGGAACAGAACAGCCTGAGCAAAACTTAATATTCATCGCAGAAACAG gTCCAAAACCCTCAAAGCTGTCTAAGACCCAGGCTACATTTGGTATCTCCAGCACAGTGAGCAAGGACAGCTGGAGTGCAGTTCTACAGTCCACCAGTTCCAGCTCCGTGAGCATCTCCATTTCCAGCCCACCTGATGCTGTCATTGGACGTTACAAGCTGAGTGTTCAAAGTACTCTGAGTGGTACCTCCTCTCCAGCAAGCCTTGGcacttttgttttgctctttaaCCCTTGGTCTTCAG GTGATGACGTGTTCATGCATAACAAGGCTGAGTGTGAAGAATATGTGCTAGAAGAATTTGGCATCATTTTTGCGGGCAATAAAAATCGTATCAGCAGCTTTGGATGGAATTTTGGCCAG TTTCAAGGAGATATTCTCAAtatttgcctttccatgctggATCGAAGCTTAAACTATCGTCAGGATCCTGCCACAGATGTATCTCACCGCAATGACCCCAAATATCTGGGCCGCGTTCTCAGTGCAATG gTCAACGCCAATGACGATCAAGGGGTGCTCCTAGGAAACTGGAGTGGAAATTATGAGGGTGGGAAAAGTCCGAGCAGCTGGACCGGAAGTGGTGAAATCCTGCAAAACTGGAAGAAATCAGGATTCAAACCAGTTAGATATGGACAATGCTGGGTTTTTGCAGCTGTATTGACTACAG TGCTTAGATGTCTGGGAATTCCCACTCGTACAATTACGAACTTCAGCTCTGCCCACGATGCAGACGGAAATCTGCGTGTGGATGAGTTTTATGATGCTTCTGGAAATCACTTGGACAGGGCGGCTGACAGCATATG GAATTTCCATGTCTGGAATGAAAGCTGGTTTTCCCGCAGTGACTTGGGCCCCTCATATGGTGGATGGCAAGTTCTGGATGCGACTCCCCAAGAAGAAAGTGGAG GAATTTATCAGTGTGGTCCTGCCTCACGGAACGCCATCAAAGAAGGAGATGTAGATCTGGACTACGACTGTCCATTCGTATTTGCAGAAGTGAATGCTGACTGTATGTACTGGAATTATGACCTCacaactggaaagaaaacattgatATTCTCTAAGTCTACCACAATTGGCCAATTCATCAGCACAAAGGCAGTTGGTAGAGATGATCGTGTGGATATCACCAATGATTATAAATATGAAGAAG GctctaaaaaagaaagagatatttttaaaaaagcccgTAAGAAGCTGGGACTTGAGGACAAATTTGATCCTACAGCACCAACACCTCAGGAAACTGATCAAAAGCCTGATATCTCAGGGAAGTTCAAGGTGGATGGCCTTTTAGAAGTTGGCAAAGATCTCAATCTAATTCTGATTCTTGCAAACTTACAGTCTGATGCTAAGGCTGTTAATGTAAATATGACTGCTTGGAGCACTGTGTACACTAGAAGACCAATTCATGAGATCTGGAAGGACTCGATATCTGTCACTCTGTCTCCTAAGGAAG agaaACAATTTCCTATTAAGATACCATATACTGAATATCAACAGCAGTTAACTACAGACAACACGATCCAGGTAACAGCGTTATGTCACGTAGAAGGTGGAATTCAAGTGCTAGTACAAAGAGACATCACCCTGGACAACCCTGCCATTGATATAAAG GTACCTGGTGAAGCAAAGGTGAATGAAGAAGTAGATGTAGAAGTGATATTTACCAATCCTATTGAAACGGAAGTGACGAACTGTGTGCTGCAGGTAGAAGGCAATGACTTGCTCAGAGGAATCCTTGAGATAGG TGTGCCACCGCTGAAAGCCCGTGAGAAATCCAGTATGAAGTTTAAACTCATCCCTTTTGAGACGGGTCCCAAACATCTACTTGTTAATTTCTCCTGTGATAAATTTGCAGATATCAAGGCCTTTAAGATGGTAAACGTGATTGACTAA